A genome region from Natranaeroarchaeum sulfidigenes includes the following:
- a CDS encoding 30S ribosomal protein S15 → MARMHTSRRGSAGSDHPAADEPPEWSDVDADEIEARVVELAEQGHSASEIGLILRDEGVKGTPIPNVKLATGKKVSEILEENDADPELPDDLYNLLVRAVRLYEHVEENPQDHQNKRALQNTESKVRRLADYYRGDAIDEDFQYTYENAVELI, encoded by the coding sequence ATGGCACGAATGCATACCAGTCGCCGTGGATCGGCCGGTTCCGATCACCCGGCGGCAGACGAACCACCGGAGTGGAGCGACGTCGACGCCGACGAGATCGAAGCGCGCGTCGTCGAGCTGGCAGAACAGGGACACAGCGCGAGCGAGATCGGACTGATCCTGCGCGATGAGGGTGTCAAGGGGACGCCGATTCCGAACGTCAAGCTCGCGACGGGCAAGAAAGTATCCGAGATCCTCGAAGAGAACGACGCTGATCCCGAACTCCCCGACGACCTGTACAACCTGCTCGTCCGTGCAGTTCGACTGTACGAGCACGTCGAGGAGAACCCACAGGACCACCAGAACAAGCGCGCACTGCAGAACACCGAGTCGAAGGTTCGTCGCCTCGCGGACTACTACCGCGGCGACGCGATCGACGAGGACTTCCAGTACACCTACGAGAACGCCGTCGAGCTCATATAG